The Micromonospora sp. NBC_00421 genome contains a region encoding:
- a CDS encoding ABC transporter ATP-binding protein, with product MLISLLRRYLRPYHRPLGAVVLLQFVGTMASLYLPSLNADIIDLGVARGDTDYIIRTGGWMLLVSLVQIACSVAAVYFGARTAMAFGRDLRSAIFGQVNRFSAREVAHFGAPSLITRNTNDVQQVQMLVLTSCTMLVAAPIMSIGGVVMALREDIGLSWLMLVSVPVLAVALGLVIRRMVPGFRLMQTRIDIVNRVLREQITGIRVVRAFVREPYETQRFGVANADLTATALRVGRLMAVIFPVVMLVLNVSSVAVLWFGAQRIDSGQIQIGALTAFLAYLMQILMAVMMATFMLMLVPRAAVCAERVVEVLDTESSVVPSATPVTHVDGHGELELRGVAFQYPGASAPVLHDISFRATPGRTTAVIGSTGAGKTTLLTLIPRLVDPTAGAVLVDGVDVRELAPQELWRRIGLVPQKPYLFTGTVASNLRYGNPDATDDELWTALEIAQARDFVAQMSGGLDAPIAQGGTNVSGGQRQRLAIARALVRKPEIYLFDDSFSALDLGTDARLRAALRPVTADAAVVIVAQRVSTIVDADQIIVLEDGGVVGMGRHDELLADCPTYAEIVASQQTTGVPA from the coding sequence GTGCTGATCAGCCTGTTGCGCCGTTACCTGCGCCCCTATCACCGACCGCTGGGCGCGGTGGTGCTGCTCCAGTTCGTCGGCACGATGGCCTCGCTCTACCTGCCGAGCCTCAACGCCGACATCATCGACCTGGGCGTGGCCCGGGGCGACACCGACTACATCATCCGTACCGGTGGCTGGATGCTGCTGGTCAGCCTGGTGCAGATCGCCTGCTCGGTGGCGGCCGTCTACTTCGGCGCCCGCACCGCGATGGCCTTCGGCCGGGATCTCCGCTCGGCGATCTTCGGGCAGGTCAACCGGTTCTCGGCCCGCGAGGTCGCCCACTTCGGCGCACCCTCGCTGATCACCCGCAACACCAACGACGTGCAGCAGGTGCAGATGCTCGTCCTGACCAGCTGCACCATGCTGGTCGCGGCCCCGATCATGAGCATCGGCGGGGTGGTGATGGCGCTGCGGGAGGACATCGGCCTGTCCTGGCTGATGCTTGTCAGCGTGCCGGTGCTCGCCGTCGCGCTCGGGCTGGTCATCCGCCGGATGGTGCCCGGCTTCCGGCTCATGCAGACCCGGATCGACATCGTCAACCGGGTGCTCCGCGAGCAGATCACCGGCATCCGGGTGGTCCGGGCGTTCGTCCGGGAGCCGTACGAGACGCAGCGGTTCGGGGTGGCCAACGCCGACCTCACCGCCACCGCCCTGCGGGTCGGCCGGCTGATGGCGGTGATCTTCCCGGTGGTGATGCTGGTGCTCAACGTCTCCAGCGTCGCCGTGCTGTGGTTCGGCGCCCAGCGGATCGACTCCGGACAGATCCAGATCGGCGCGTTGACCGCCTTCCTGGCGTACCTGATGCAGATCCTGATGGCCGTCATGATGGCCACCTTCATGCTGATGCTGGTGCCCCGCGCGGCGGTCTGCGCCGAACGCGTCGTCGAGGTGCTCGACACCGAGTCCTCGGTGGTCCCGTCGGCCACCCCGGTCACCCACGTCGACGGACACGGTGAGCTGGAGCTGCGCGGCGTGGCCTTCCAGTACCCGGGGGCCAGCGCACCGGTGCTGCACGACATCTCGTTCCGGGCCACCCCCGGCCGGACCACCGCCGTGATCGGGTCCACCGGTGCCGGCAAGACGACCCTGTTGACCCTGATCCCCCGCCTGGTCGACCCGACCGCGGGCGCGGTGCTGGTCGACGGGGTCGACGTCCGGGAACTGGCCCCGCAGGAGCTGTGGCGGCGGATCGGCCTGGTGCCGCAGAAGCCGTACCTGTTCACCGGCACGGTGGCGAGCAACCTGCGGTACGGCAACCCGGACGCCACCGACGACGAACTGTGGACGGCGTTGGAGATCGCCCAGGCCCGCGATTTCGTCGCCCAGATGTCCGGCGGTCTGGACGCCCCGATCGCCCAGGGTGGGACGAACGTCTCCGGCGGGCAACGGCAACGGCTGGCGATCGCCCGCGCGCTGGTCCGCAAGCCGGAGATCTACCTGTTCGACGACTCGTTCTCGGCGCTCGACCTGGGCACCGACGCCCGGTTGCGGGCCGCGTTGCGCCCGGTCACCGCCGATGCCGCGGTGGTGATCGTGGCCCAGCGGGTCTCCACGATCGTCGACGCCGACCAGATCATCGTGTTGGAGGACGGAGGCGTGGTCGGGATGGGCCGTCACGACGAACTGCTTGCCGACTGTCCGACGTACGCCGAGATCGTGGCGTCCCAGCAGACGACGGGGGTGCCGGCATGA
- a CDS encoding ABC transporter ATP-binding protein: MTAVPEQKKAPEATTPQRLPAAGRRGGGGPPWMNAAMPAEKSMNFGPSVRRLLRRLRPHRVTLTGIIALAVTSVGFSVIGPKILGHATDIIFAGVIGRQLPAGVTVDQAVSGMRAAGNDNFADMIARMDVVPGAGIDFDALGRTLLFALGLYVAASLLAWWQGWLLNGVVQSTVLRLRAEVEEKLNRLPLPYFDRQPRGELLSRVTNDIDNISQTLSQTLSQLLTSLLTVVGVLAMMFWISPLLALVALVAVPMSVIVTQRIAKRSQQKFIAQWAHTGELNGQIEEAFTGHELVKVFGRQPEVEASFHAKNDELFRASFGAQFISGIIMPAMMFVGNLSYVAIAVVGGLRVASGSMSLGDVQAFIQYSRQFTQPLTQVASMANLLQSGVASAERVFAVLDADEQSPDPATPAQVVAPHGRVEFENISFRYDPDKPLIDDLSLVAEPGHTVAIVGPTGAGKTTLVNLVMRFYELDAGRITLDGVDITTLRRDDLRGRIGMVLQDTWLFGGTIRDNIAYGRPDATEEEILAAARATFVDRFVRSLPDGYDTVIDEEGSNVSAGEKQLITIARAFLAEPSLLILDEATSSVDTRTEVLLQRAMAALRSDRTSFVIAHRLSTIRDAHLILMMEDGRIVEQGTHQQLLAARGAYHRLYQAQFTAAVVEDEAAPEAAAPAPARG; the protein is encoded by the coding sequence ATGACCGCCGTACCCGAGCAGAAGAAGGCCCCGGAGGCGACCACTCCGCAGCGGCTGCCGGCGGCCGGCCGACGCGGCGGCGGCGGGCCGCCGTGGATGAACGCCGCCATGCCGGCGGAGAAGTCGATGAACTTCGGGCCGTCGGTACGCCGGCTGCTCCGCCGGCTCCGGCCGCACCGGGTGACGCTGACGGGCATCATCGCCCTGGCGGTGACGAGCGTCGGGTTCAGCGTGATCGGCCCGAAGATCCTCGGCCACGCCACCGACATCATCTTCGCCGGGGTGATCGGTCGGCAGCTTCCGGCCGGCGTCACCGTCGACCAGGCGGTGTCCGGGATGCGGGCCGCCGGCAACGACAACTTCGCCGACATGATCGCCCGGATGGACGTGGTCCCCGGTGCCGGCATCGACTTCGACGCCCTCGGCCGGACGCTGCTGTTCGCGCTCGGCCTCTACGTGGCGGCCAGCCTGCTGGCCTGGTGGCAGGGCTGGCTGCTCAACGGGGTGGTGCAGTCCACAGTGCTGCGGCTGCGCGCCGAGGTGGAGGAGAAACTCAACAGGTTGCCGCTGCCCTACTTCGACAGGCAACCCCGGGGTGAGCTGCTCAGCCGGGTCACCAACGACATCGACAACATCTCGCAGACCCTGTCGCAGACGCTCAGCCAACTGCTCACCTCGCTGCTGACCGTGGTCGGCGTCCTGGCGATGATGTTCTGGATCTCGCCGCTGCTGGCGCTCGTCGCGCTGGTCGCGGTGCCGATGTCGGTGATCGTGACGCAGCGGATCGCCAAGCGGTCGCAGCAGAAGTTCATCGCCCAGTGGGCCCACACCGGCGAGTTGAACGGCCAGATCGAGGAGGCGTTCACCGGCCACGAGCTGGTCAAGGTCTTCGGCCGTCAGCCGGAGGTCGAGGCCAGTTTCCACGCCAAGAACGACGAGCTGTTCCGGGCCAGCTTCGGCGCGCAGTTCATCTCCGGGATCATCATGCCGGCGATGATGTTCGTCGGGAACCTCAGCTACGTGGCGATCGCCGTGGTCGGCGGGCTGCGGGTGGCGTCCGGGTCGATGAGCCTCGGTGACGTGCAGGCGTTCATCCAGTACTCGCGGCAGTTCACCCAGCCGCTCACCCAGGTCGCCTCGATGGCGAACCTGCTCCAGTCCGGGGTGGCCTCCGCCGAACGGGTCTTCGCCGTACTCGACGCCGACGAGCAGAGCCCCGACCCGGCCACCCCGGCCCAGGTCGTCGCACCGCACGGCCGGGTCGAGTTCGAGAACATCTCCTTCCGGTACGACCCGGACAAGCCGCTTATCGACGACCTGTCCCTGGTCGCCGAGCCCGGTCACACCGTGGCCATCGTCGGCCCGACCGGTGCCGGGAAGACCACCCTGGTCAACCTGGTGATGCGCTTCTACGAGCTGGACGCCGGGCGGATCACCCTGGACGGGGTGGACATCACCACGCTGCGCCGCGACGACCTGCGCGGCCGGATCGGCATGGTGCTCCAGGACACCTGGCTCTTCGGCGGCACCATCCGGGACAACATCGCCTACGGCCGCCCGGACGCCACCGAGGAGGAGATCCTCGCCGCCGCCCGGGCCACCTTCGTGGACCGGTTCGTCCGCAGCCTCCCCGACGGGTACGACACCGTCATCGACGAGGAGGGCAGCAACGTCAGCGCCGGTGAGAAGCAGCTCATCACCATCGCGCGGGCGTTCCTCGCGGAACCGTCGCTGCTGATCCTGGACGAGGCGACCAGCTCGGTGGACACCCGTACCGAGGTGCTGCTGCAACGGGCGATGGCGGCGCTGCGCTCCGACCGGACCAGCTTCGTCATCGCGCACCGGCTCTCCACCATCCGCGACGCCCACCTGATCCTGATGATGGAGGACGGCCGGATCGTCGAGCAGGGCACCCACCAGCAACTGCTCGCCGCGCGGGGGGCGTACCACCGGCTCTACCAGGCGCAGTTCACCGCGGCGGTGGTCGAGGACGAGGCCGCGCCGGAAGCGGCGGCACCGGCACCGGCCCGGGGCTGA
- a CDS encoding His/Gly/Thr/Pro-type tRNA ligase C-terminal domain-containing protein, translating to MDAAGSLGARVRDAARRRVPYVGVVGAREAADDAVALRLRDGRGLPPMPVADAVGLIGAVVAARAAELLPAG from the coding sequence GTGGACGCCGCCGGCTCGCTGGGAGCCCGGGTCCGGGACGCGGCCCGCCGCCGGGTGCCGTACGTCGGGGTGGTCGGTGCCCGGGAGGCGGCCGACGACGCGGTCGCCCTGCGCCTGCGAGACGGCCGGGGGCTGCCCCCGATGCCGGTGGCGGACGCGGTGGGGCTGATCGGCGCGGTGGTCGCGGCCCGCGCGGCGGAGCTGCTCCCGGCCGGCTGA
- a CDS encoding excalibur calcium-binding domain-containing protein, whose amino-acid sequence MVSTLVRGALAVTLALGSTLVVVTGPAEAAATKYKNCTALNKKYKHGVGKKGAKDKVRGSTRPVTNFTVSDSVYAKNTHLDRDKDKVACEKR is encoded by the coding sequence ATGGTTTCCACCCTGGTGCGGGGCGCGCTCGCCGTGACCCTGGCGCTCGGCAGCACCCTCGTCGTCGTGACCGGCCCTGCCGAGGCGGCGGCGACGAAGTACAAGAACTGCACCGCGTTGAACAAGAAGTACAAGCACGGGGTGGGCAAGAAGGGAGCGAAGGACAAGGTCCGGGGCAGCACCAGGCCGGTCACGAACTTCACCGTGTCCGACTCGGTCTACGCGAAGAACACCCACCTGGACCGGGACAAGGACAAGGTCGCCTGCGAGAAGCGCTGA
- a CDS encoding DedA family protein, which yields MPELLTDVASPLLAYLLLMGLLVADAFVPVIPTQAVMITGGALTVVGGLSLPLTIGVGALGVFVGDLACYLLGRSAPDRRQARHVAPGRARRVAGRVTRGLRRPGPLTILLCRFVPGGRMAACFSAGRSRYPYRLFLCYEALAAVGWASYGALVGHLGGTALTGSAWRLGVVAAAAAAGFGAAGWTMMLISTRAASRETPTDLSASTPPPV from the coding sequence GTGCCCGAGCTTCTCACTGACGTCGCATCGCCCCTGCTGGCATACCTGCTGCTGATGGGGCTGCTCGTCGCGGACGCCTTCGTGCCGGTCATCCCCACCCAGGCGGTCATGATCACCGGGGGCGCGCTCACCGTGGTCGGCGGGCTGAGCCTGCCGTTGACCATCGGTGTCGGGGCGCTCGGCGTCTTCGTCGGTGACCTGGCCTGCTATCTGCTCGGCCGCAGCGCCCCGGACCGGCGGCAGGCCCGGCACGTGGCCCCCGGCCGGGCCCGTCGGGTCGCCGGACGGGTCACCCGTGGGCTGCGCCGCCCCGGACCACTGACCATCCTGCTCTGCCGGTTCGTACCCGGCGGCCGGATGGCGGCCTGCTTCTCCGCCGGCCGCAGCCGCTACCCGTACCGGCTGTTCCTCTGCTACGAGGCGCTGGCGGCCGTCGGCTGGGCCAGCTACGGCGCGCTGGTCGGCCACCTCGGCGGCACCGCGCTCACCGGGTCGGCCTGGCGGTTGGGGGTCGTCGCGGCAGCGGCGGCGGCCGGGTTCGGGGCGGCCGGTTGGACGATGATGCTGATCAGCACCCGCGCCGCCAGCCGAGAAACCCCCACCGACCTGAGCGCGTCCACACCCCCGCCGGTATAA
- a CDS encoding helix-turn-helix domain-containing protein produces MSGAQLAEIRRQLGMTQQQLAEASGLSQARISQIETGEHTSLETLRAYVTGLGGQVDVVARIGNIQLNVA; encoded by the coding sequence GTGAGCGGCGCGCAACTGGCCGAGATCCGCCGGCAACTCGGCATGACCCAGCAGCAACTCGCCGAGGCATCCGGCCTGTCCCAGGCCAGGATCAGCCAGATCGAGACCGGCGAACACACCAGCCTGGAGACCCTTCGCGCGTACGTCACCGGACTTGGCGGTCAGGTGGACGTGGTCGCTCGCATCGGGAACATCCAACTCAACGTGGCCTGA
- a CDS encoding NAD(P)H-quinone dehydrogenase, whose amino-acid sequence MSRIVIIGGGPAGYEAALVAAQLDADVTVVEAEGAGGACVLSDCVPSKTFIASSEVVTGYRDTEEFGIHSDGLEAVTVDARAVHERVKRLALAQSADIHTKLLKAGVTFVAGTARLGEDTLGHTHRVVVTPADGGEEYSIAASTVLVATGATPRQLPTALPDGERILTWRQVYDLPELPAHLIVVGSGVTGAEFASAYQAMGVEVTLVSSRDRVMPHEDADAAMAIEQVFRSRGMSILNNSRADEVRRTDDGVEVVLSDGRVVSGSHALIAVGSIPNTAGLGLAEYGVELAKGGYVTVDRVSRTNVPGIYAAGDCTGVLPLASVAAMQGRIAMWHALGEAVRPLRLRTVAANVFTDPELATVGVSQDEADAGRTLARQVMLPLTGNARAKMDDLADGFVKLFCRPSTGQVVGGVVVAPKASELILPITMAIENNLTVNELAQTITIYPSLSGSITEAARQLMLHELE is encoded by the coding sequence GTGAGCCGCATCGTGATCATCGGCGGGGGGCCGGCCGGCTACGAGGCGGCCCTGGTCGCCGCCCAGCTGGACGCCGACGTCACCGTGGTGGAGGCCGAGGGTGCCGGGGGTGCCTGCGTACTCTCCGACTGCGTCCCGTCGAAGACCTTCATCGCCAGCTCGGAGGTGGTGACCGGCTACCGGGACACCGAGGAGTTCGGCATCCACTCCGACGGCCTGGAGGCGGTCACGGTCGACGCCCGGGCCGTGCACGAGCGGGTGAAGCGGCTCGCCCTGGCCCAGTCCGCCGACATCCACACCAAGCTGCTCAAGGCGGGGGTGACCTTCGTCGCGGGCACCGCCCGGCTCGGCGAGGACACCCTCGGTCACACCCACCGGGTCGTCGTCACCCCGGCCGACGGCGGCGAGGAATATTCGATCGCCGCGTCCACCGTGCTGGTCGCCACCGGTGCCACCCCGCGCCAGCTGCCCACCGCGCTGCCCGACGGGGAGCGCATCCTCACCTGGCGGCAGGTGTACGACCTGCCCGAGCTGCCCGCCCACCTGATCGTGGTGGGCTCCGGCGTCACCGGTGCCGAGTTCGCCAGCGCCTACCAGGCGATGGGGGTCGAGGTGACCCTGGTCTCCAGCCGGGACCGGGTGATGCCGCACGAGGACGCCGACGCGGCGATGGCCATCGAGCAGGTGTTCCGCAGCCGGGGCATGAGCATCCTCAACAACTCCCGGGCGGACGAGGTCCGGCGTACCGACGACGGGGTGGAGGTGGTCCTCTCCGACGGGCGGGTGGTGTCCGGTTCGCACGCCCTGATCGCCGTCGGCTCCATCCCGAACACCGCCGGCCTGGGTCTGGCCGAGTACGGCGTCGAGCTGGCCAAGGGCGGCTACGTCACGGTCGACCGGGTGTCGCGTACCAACGTCCCCGGCATCTACGCCGCCGGCGACTGCACAGGCGTGCTGCCGCTGGCCAGCGTCGCCGCCATGCAGGGCCGGATCGCGATGTGGCACGCCCTGGGCGAGGCGGTCCGTCCGCTGCGGCTGCGGACCGTCGCGGCGAACGTCTTCACCGACCCGGAGCTGGCCACCGTCGGCGTCTCCCAGGACGAGGCGGACGCCGGCCGTACCCTGGCCCGCCAGGTGATGCTGCCGCTGACCGGCAACGCCCGGGCCAAGATGGACGACCTGGCGGACGGATTCGTCAAGCTGTTCTGCCGCCCGTCCACCGGTCAGGTGGTCGGCGGGGTGGTGGTGGCCCCCAAGGCCAGCGAGCTGATCCTGCCCATCACGATGGCGATCGAGAACAACCTCACCGTCAACGAGCTGGCCCAGACCATCACCATCTATCCGAGCCTGTCCGGTTCGATCACCGAGGCGGCCCGCCAGCTCATGCTCCACGAACTCGAATGA
- a CDS encoding gamma-glutamylcyclotransferase translates to MRHYAAYGSNLDPARMRAYCPHSPMVGVGWLEGWRLTFAGEDVIGWEGSVSTVVESPGDRVFVALYDIDPYDAAQLDELEGVNAGTYRRLTVRVSTLDGDVTAWVYVFDGYEGGLPTAWYLSEIANAAEKAGAPDDYVSELRSRPTGTASA, encoded by the coding sequence GTGCGTCACTACGCGGCCTACGGCTCAAACCTGGACCCCGCCCGGATGCGTGCCTACTGTCCGCATTCGCCGATGGTGGGCGTCGGCTGGCTGGAGGGCTGGCGGCTGACCTTCGCCGGCGAGGACGTGATCGGCTGGGAAGGTTCCGTCAGCACCGTGGTCGAGTCCCCGGGTGACCGGGTCTTCGTGGCGCTGTACGACATCGACCCCTACGACGCCGCCCAGCTCGACGAGTTGGAGGGCGTCAACGCCGGCACGTACCGCAGGCTCACCGTGCGGGTCTCGACGCTGGACGGGGACGTGACCGCCTGGGTGTACGTCTTCGACGGCTACGAGGGCGGCCTGCCGACCGCCTGGTACCTGTCGGAGATCGCGAACGCCGCCGAGAAGGCGGGTGCCCCCGACGACTACGTCTCCGAGTTGCGGTCCCGCCCCACCGGCACCGCCTCGGCGTAA
- a CDS encoding SCO6745 family protein, which translates to MTPEQVAAGSKPAVLELGELFSRCPGTLRRARTLGISGWAFYVTGRAGALGDIRAETVAAALGFLAPEAVADGWDTAARVARPLEVATANLAECCRWGAQHLDDLPGTPRLTVLLERVVAAADATGMPLFAAWRAMPLPEHAEGARAAVALLLLREYFAGAYLLAVRAAGMTPLEAVLAGPAGEGGAAACGWTPPYPPVGPLVRRRLWAEAVTDRLASAGFRALSPAEGRELIGLLTDVRARLRAEADG; encoded by the coding sequence ATGACGCCGGAACAGGTCGCCGCCGGCAGCAAACCCGCAGTGCTGGAGCTGGGGGAGCTGTTCAGCCGCTGCCCGGGAACCCTGCGACGGGCCAGGACGCTCGGCATCTCCGGCTGGGCCTTCTATGTCACCGGGCGGGCCGGCGCGTTGGGTGACATCCGCGCCGAGACGGTCGCGGCGGCCCTCGGCTTCCTCGCCCCGGAGGCCGTCGCCGACGGGTGGGACACCGCCGCCCGGGTGGCCCGGCCGTTGGAGGTGGCCACCGCCAACCTGGCCGAGTGTTGCCGGTGGGGCGCCCAGCACCTCGACGACCTTCCCGGCACACCCCGGCTGACCGTCCTGCTGGAACGGGTGGTGGCCGCCGCCGACGCGACAGGCATGCCGCTCTTCGCCGCCTGGCGGGCCATGCCGCTGCCGGAGCACGCCGAGGGTGCCCGCGCGGCCGTGGCGCTGCTGCTGCTCCGGGAGTACTTCGCCGGGGCGTACCTGCTGGCGGTGCGGGCCGCCGGGATGACACCGCTGGAGGCGGTGCTGGCCGGCCCGGCGGGGGAGGGCGGGGCGGCGGCGTGCGGGTGGACCCCGCCGTACCCGCCGGTCGGGCCGTTGGTGCGGCGCCGGCTGTGGGCCGAGGCGGTCACCGACCGGTTGGCGTCGGCCGGCTTCCGGGCGCTCAGCCCGGCCGAGGGGCGGGAGCTGATCGGGCTGCTCACCGACGTCCGGGCGCGACTACGGGCCGAAGCGGACGGGTGA
- a CDS encoding MBL fold metallo-hydrolase encodes MRLTKYSHSCLRVERDGAVLVVDPGVFSEPAALDGADAVLVTHEHPDHLDVAALNRRLDREPLPVYGPAALGAVLGDAATALTPVTPGDTFTAAGIPVRAVGGRHAVIHPDIPVVDNLGYLLDGTVYHPGDALYVPEDVEVDTLFAPIHAPWSKFSEVVDFIRAVAPRRAYALHDALLNDNGYGVLDRQYTALSRTDYQRLEPGSRIDA; translated from the coding sequence ATGCGGCTCACCAAGTACTCGCACTCCTGTCTGCGGGTCGAACGCGACGGGGCGGTGCTGGTCGTCGATCCGGGCGTGTTCAGCGAGCCGGCAGCGCTGGACGGGGCGGACGCGGTGCTGGTCACCCACGAACACCCCGACCACCTGGACGTGGCCGCGCTGAACCGCCGGCTGGACCGGGAACCACTCCCGGTGTACGGGCCGGCGGCCCTCGGTGCCGTGCTCGGCGACGCGGCGACGGCACTGACCCCGGTAACCCCGGGTGACACCTTCACCGCCGCAGGCATCCCGGTACGCGCCGTCGGCGGCCGGCACGCCGTCATCCACCCCGACATCCCGGTGGTGGACAACCTCGGTTACCTGCTCGACGGCACGGTCTACCACCCCGGTGACGCGCTGTACGTCCCCGAGGACGTCGAGGTGGACACGCTCTTCGCCCCGATCCACGCCCCTTGGTCGAAGTTCTCCGAGGTGGTCGACTTCATCCGGGCGGTCGCCCCCCGCCGGGCGTACGCCCTGCACGACGCGCTGCTCAACGACAACGGGTACGGCGTGCTCGACAGGCAGTACACCGCGCTGTCCCGCACCGACTACCAACGGCTGGAGCCGGGCAGCCGGATCGACGCCTGA
- a CDS encoding DUF4349 domain-containing protein, with protein sequence MTLRTAAGGARALAAVGLAALLLAGCGAADRSSDSGGAAPAEKAPAREAPGGAAPDRDAAAGQAGTGAPDLRVDQRAIIYTGTMRVQVDDVEGAARRAVEAVTATGGFVGGDQRRSVDASAQAELELRVPAAKFTALVDELATYGRQQRREIRTQDVTEETVDLDARITTQRARVDSARRLLARADTVAELVSLENEVTRREADLASLEAKKRRLADLTALSTITVTFVGRDASTADEEEDRTGFMVGLRGGWTVFLASMGVLLTVLGALLPWLLVIGVPVTALVVLLRRRRQRRRPAPPVGPVGGGHPPAPTGPPPVPATRSAP encoded by the coding sequence ATGACACTGAGGACAGCGGCCGGCGGGGCGCGGGCCCTGGCGGCGGTCGGTTTGGCGGCGCTGCTGCTGGCCGGGTGCGGGGCGGCCGACCGGAGCAGCGACTCGGGCGGGGCGGCACCGGCCGAGAAGGCACCGGCGCGGGAAGCACCGGGCGGCGCGGCACCTGACCGCGACGCGGCGGCGGGACAGGCCGGTACGGGCGCTCCCGACCTGCGGGTCGACCAGCGGGCGATCATCTACACCGGAACGATGCGGGTGCAGGTGGACGACGTGGAGGGTGCCGCCCGGCGGGCGGTGGAGGCGGTCACCGCCACCGGCGGGTTCGTCGGCGGGGACCAGCGCCGCAGCGTGGACGCCTCCGCCCAGGCGGAACTGGAGCTGCGGGTTCCGGCGGCGAAGTTCACCGCGCTCGTCGATGAGCTGGCCACCTACGGGCGGCAGCAGCGCCGCGAGATCCGTACCCAGGACGTCACCGAGGAGACGGTCGACCTGGACGCCCGGATCACCACCCAGCGGGCCCGGGTGGACAGCGCCCGCCGGCTGCTGGCCCGGGCCGACACGGTGGCCGAGCTGGTCTCGTTGGAGAACGAGGTGACCCGCCGGGAGGCCGACCTGGCCTCGCTGGAGGCGAAGAAGCGCCGGCTGGCCGACCTGACCGCGCTCTCCACGATCACGGTGACCTTCGTCGGCCGGGACGCCTCGACGGCCGACGAGGAGGAGGACCGCACCGGGTTCATGGTGGGTCTGCGCGGCGGCTGGACGGTCTTCCTCGCCTCGATGGGCGTGCTGCTGACCGTACTCGGGGCGTTGCTGCCCTGGCTGCTGGTCATCGGGGTGCCGGTGACGGCGCTGGTGGTGCTGCTGCGCCGGCGGCGTCAGCGCCGGCGGCCCGCGCCGCCGGTGGGACCGGTCGGCGGGGGCCACCCGCCGGCTCCTACCGGACCGCCGCCAGTGCCCGCAACGCGGTCTGCACCATGA